A single region of the Salicibibacter cibi genome encodes:
- a CDS encoding IS30 family transposase, translating to MNLDALGQKEGIFIYFSHPFASNERGSNERQNGIIRRFIRKGEAIHSYTDEKLHELEAWMNGLPRKILGYETPDDSFARALSGAG from the coding sequence ATGAATTTGGATGCCCTAGGCCAAAAAGAAGGCATCTTCATCTATTTTTCTCACCCTTTTGCATCGAACGAGCGTGGCTCCAATGAGCGCCAAAACGGGATAATACGACGATTTATCAGGAAAGGTGAAGCGATCCATTCGTACACGGACGAAAAGCTGCACGAGTTAGAAGCATGGATGAACGGGCTTCCACGAAAAATCTTAGGCTATGAAACACCTGATGATAGTTTTGCGCGAGCTTTATCCGGTGCGGGCTAG
- the cdaA gene encoding diadenylate cyclase CdaA produces MFGEEFITWLTRIVDILLVTFVVYKLITIVRGTRAVQLIKGITVILAAWFLSSLFALQTMQFLMNLVVTYGVLAIIIIFQPELRRALEQLGRGRLFGRGPTPEEKNSVNTIEALSKSLQYMAKRRIGALISIENETGMDDYIETGTPVRAQISSELLINIFIPNAPLHDGAVIIQNNVLSAAACYLPLSENPFISKELGTRHRAAIGVSEVTDALTIIVSEETGDISVTKNSEIHRDIDDERLRRMLENELLKNVKTQSRWQWGGRKNG; encoded by the coding sequence ATGTTTGGCGAGGAGTTCATCACGTGGCTAACAAGAATCGTAGATATTTTGTTAGTGACGTTTGTCGTATATAAATTGATAACGATTGTGCGCGGGACGAGGGCAGTGCAATTGATTAAAGGGATTACGGTTATTTTGGCTGCCTGGTTTTTGAGCAGTCTTTTTGCCTTGCAGACGATGCAGTTTCTTATGAATCTCGTGGTTACATATGGCGTTTTGGCGATTATCATTATTTTTCAACCGGAGTTGAGGCGCGCACTTGAACAATTGGGGCGAGGCCGACTTTTCGGACGAGGACCGACACCTGAGGAAAAGAACTCCGTAAACACGATTGAAGCGTTATCGAAATCGCTTCAGTATATGGCCAAAAGAAGAATCGGCGCGCTGATTTCCATTGAAAATGAAACGGGGATGGATGATTATATCGAAACGGGAACGCCGGTAAGAGCGCAAATTTCTTCCGAATTGCTTATTAATATTTTCATTCCAAATGCGCCGCTTCATGACGGTGCTGTTATTATCCAAAACAATGTGCTAAGTGCTGCCGCTTGTTATTTGCCGCTTTCGGAAAATCCGTTTATCTCCAAAGAATTGGGTACGCGCCATCGCGCTGCCATCGGAGTGAGCGAAGTGACAGATGCGCTTACCATCATCGTATCCGAAGAGACAGGAGATATATCGGTGACGAAAAATAGCGAGATCCATCGTGATATTGACGATGAGCGGCTTCGCAGGATGCTGGAAAACGAGTTATTAAAAAATGTGAAAACACAATCCCGTTGGCAGTGGGGAGGACGTAAAAATGGATAA